The following proteins are co-located in the Ficedula albicollis isolate OC2 chromosome 27, FicAlb1.5, whole genome shotgun sequence genome:
- the CD79B gene encoding B-cell antigen receptor complex-associated protein beta chain encodes MADPGTRLWLLQVTLWLLALLTGGISADKSSPGSSTDDRCPPVYQNLRYVAVKKNMPINFICYSPEAQSMQWYRTAEEKNDLSALDRNTPSYSIQRTNASINLTLLRATFEDSGIYVCDRKGLLQKEELHSCGTELRVMGTSSIKQIQNRNTLKDAIIIIQSILLVIFISIPILLFLDKGEEKKSPEEDHTYEGLEVEQMATYEDITPFRDVKAKWTVGEHPGEE; translated from the exons ATGGCTGATCCGGGCACgaggctctggctgctccaggtgaccctctggctgctggctctgctcacag GTGGGATCTCAGCAGacaagagcagccctgggagcagcacag ATGACAGGTGTCCCCCAGTGTACCAGAACCTGCGGTACGTGGCCGTCAAGAAGAACATGCCCATCAACTTCATCTGCTACAGCCCGGAGGCCCAGAGCATGCAGTGGTACAGGACGGCAGAGGAGAAGAACGACCTCTCTGCGCTGGATCGGAACACGCCCAGCTACAGCATCCAGAGGACAAACGCCTCCATCAACCTCACCCTCCTCAGGGCCACCTTCGAGGACAGCGGGATCTACGTGTGCGACAGGAaggggctgctgcagaaggaggagcTGCACTCGTGCGGGACAGAGCTCCGAGTCATGG GTACCAGCAGCATCAAGCAGATTCAGAACAGGAACACGCTGAAAGAcgccatcatcatcatccagTCCATCCTGCTCGTCATCTTCATCAGCATCCCCATCCTCCTCTTCCTAGATAAG ggtgaagagaagaaaagcccAGAGGAGGACCACACCTATGAG gggctggaggtggaGCAGATGGCCACCTACGAGGACATCACTCCTTTCCGGGATGTGAAGGCCAAGTGGACAGTGGGCGAGCACCCAGGTGAAGAGTGA